A part of Verrucomicrobiota bacterium genomic DNA contains:
- a CDS encoding acyltransferase family protein, with protein sequence MSQGKVKSDSLEYRPAIDGLRALAVLSVFIFHLNHSWLPGGFVGVDVFFVISGYLITSIIFKECQNGSFSLKKFYQRRIARIFPAFFTVALVTLIGARFIYSSQDFASTGATLTAAALSVVNMKLMVQGNYFEMSPDAQPFLHYWSLSVEEQFYLFFHLLLLSMFTFARKRLVLLLGLLCALSFLACVVVTRFKPDWGFYLLPTRAWELFVGSLLAVCGGSTKLVPSARWSWWASVFSLVLIALSFVALREGNHFPGYWALLPVIGSAGVLAMNSGGLSEKWLALPPLVLIGRISYSLYLWHWPIFALVDYRLYFVSEPARLMLKVGLSFLFASLSFWLIENPMRVFLNRRQNMPWAYGALFCALIICVPLGIAVRMAFYLNAEPNTVLKGGLVFNAKNGSKSVILMGDSNGSMYGEVMKKICTDLNFKLSVISVAAGDPLPSTTNGACSQLWLDSLAAVNREKPDFLIISCHWSSKLKGDTQRLVYAIEALKKNARNLVILNQPPILPNNINRAAIRAGARPPFYEDKETRRRRLEANEFLKHFISENCSVIDVSIHFQKNTGDILFCDGQGRELYHDATHLSGFGADLILPVLMRTILYYLQSGAKSPYNQ encoded by the coding sequence ATGTCACAAGGTAAAGTTAAAAGCGACTCATTAGAATATCGTCCGGCCATTGACGGCTTGCGTGCGCTTGCTGTCCTTTCGGTGTTCATCTTTCACCTGAACCATAGCTGGCTTCCTGGTGGCTTTGTCGGTGTTGACGTGTTCTTTGTCATATCTGGTTACCTAATCACTTCCATCATCTTCAAAGAGTGTCAAAATGGCTCGTTTTCCCTCAAAAAATTCTATCAACGTCGCATTGCAAGAATTTTCCCTGCCTTCTTCACGGTGGCATTGGTGACTCTTATTGGAGCGCGCTTCATCTATTCGTCGCAGGACTTTGCTTCTACGGGTGCAACTCTAACAGCAGCGGCTCTTTCCGTTGTGAACATGAAGTTAATGGTGCAAGGGAACTATTTTGAAATGTCGCCTGATGCTCAGCCATTCCTTCATTATTGGTCCTTGTCGGTCGAGGAGCAGTTTTACTTATTTTTCCATCTACTTCTATTATCGATGTTTACGTTTGCCCGCAAGCGCTTGGTCTTGTTGCTGGGTTTGCTGTGCGCGTTAAGCTTCCTGGCTTGTGTTGTGGTTACACGTTTCAAGCCGGATTGGGGGTTCTACCTGTTGCCAACTAGGGCATGGGAGTTGTTTGTCGGCAGTCTATTGGCAGTGTGCGGTGGCAGCACTAAACTTGTTCCATCGGCACGCTGGTCATGGTGGGCTTCGGTTTTCAGCCTTGTTTTAATCGCGCTGTCCTTCGTTGCACTCCGTGAAGGGAACCACTTTCCAGGCTACTGGGCGTTACTTCCCGTCATTGGATCTGCCGGTGTGCTTGCAATGAACAGTGGTGGTTTAAGCGAAAAATGGTTGGCACTGCCTCCTCTGGTGTTGATCGGCCGAATTTCTTATTCCCTTTATCTATGGCACTGGCCCATTTTTGCCCTGGTGGATTACAGGTTGTATTTTGTTTCAGAGCCTGCGCGTTTGATGTTGAAAGTTGGCTTGAGTTTCCTCTTTGCCTCCTTGAGTTTTTGGCTCATTGAGAATCCCATGAGGGTCTTTTTAAATCGTCGGCAAAACATGCCTTGGGCCTATGGGGCTTTATTTTGCGCCTTAATAATTTGTGTGCCGCTCGGAATTGCTGTTAGGATGGCCTTTTATCTCAATGCCGAACCCAACACTGTACTGAAAGGCGGACTAGTTTTTAATGCGAAAAATGGTTCTAAATCGGTCATCCTCATGGGCGATAGCAATGGTTCTATGTATGGCGAGGTGATGAAGAAAATTTGCACCGACCTGAATTTCAAACTTTCCGTGATTAGTGTTGCAGCGGGGGATCCGCTGCCGTCCACTACAAACGGTGCCTGTAGCCAGTTGTGGTTGGATTCATTGGCCGCAGTCAATCGAGAAAAACCAGATTTTTTAATTATCAGCTGCCACTGGAGCAGCAAACTCAAGGGAGACACGCAAAGGCTTGTGTACGCGATAGAGGCGCTTAAAAAAAACGCTAGGAATTTGGTGATTCTTAATCAGCCTCCCATTCTTCCAAACAATATCAATCGCGCTGCCATCAGAGCTGGGGCGCGTCCGCCATTTTATGAGGACAAAGAAACTCGCCGACGCCGCTTGGAGGCCAACGAATTTTTGAAGCATTTCATTTCGGAAAACTGTAGCGTGATTGACGTTTCCATTCATTTCCAAAAAAACACAGGCGATATCTTGTTTTGTGATGGCCAGGGCAGAGAACTATACCACGACGCAACTCATTTGTCCGGATTTGGTGCTGATTTGATACTCCCTGTTCTAATGCGAACCATATTGTATTACCTCCAGAGCGGCGCCAAGTCTCCATACAACCAATAA